The sequence below is a genomic window from Brachyhypopomus gauderio isolate BG-103 chromosome 5, BGAUD_0.2, whole genome shotgun sequence.
ACCCccgcccccaacaccaccaagaCACAGGGGCGTGTCACTTCCTGTGTCCGTGAAGGTGAGAATTTCATTGCTGGCCTCCAAATTCTCGCCGTCATTTGCAACTGATTTGATtgatggaggtggagcatcTCAAACATTCCAGTAAAAGTAGTAAGTCCATGAGAACATTTAGAATCTAAGCTCTAAGGGACATGGGTGTCCCAGTGACTTAAGAGACAGCATTAGTTCTGTTAGGTGTCAGGATTCTGATCGAAGCATTTTGAACTCACTGTACATTTGTAGTACAGCATCTGACTGGATAAGAAATAAGAGTTGTACTGTAATCTAGGCTAGCTGACCCTAAAGCAAACCCAAAGAAATGTTCGACTTTCCTTGCTAGCACACCATTTTACAGGCAACGctgatgttttttttaagcTGCCACCATTGTCAAAATACTTCTGGATTCTTGGTGGTGGTTGTGCCATATTTGTGAATTGTGATTTTCCCCatttttttacccatctgtgcagttagaatatatacacacacacaggcggtctttgcatagaggcgtggctaggcaaccgccttgggcccctcccactgcagcccactgtaggggccccctgattagctgataTTTCTCACATaataatgttgatgggccccctagctaaatttgccttgagcccccaaattgctaagtccgccactgcacacacacacgtgattactagggggggctgtggtgcacatgtgaCCAGAGCGGTGCCTGGCAGTTAGGGTtagatgccttgctcaagggcacctcagtcatggcctcaggcctgggaatcgaacccacgaccctccggtcacaagaccagtttcctaccaccaggccatgacttctTGATGTTACATACAATTGAAATAGTCTATGAAGCAATCGTAAATAACTTTAatcaacaataaaatattctGGCCAAAGTATGCATTTGCTTAATGCTTTATGcttaatgaataatgaatcATTTGCTTAATGATTTATTCATTATGCTTAATGAATAAATTCATTGTCTCTGTACACCATGCACGAGGTCAGGAATTTTATCCAAGGAGCCCATTTTGATATCTGCAATGCAGTCTGCAGTAGTAAAAACACTGGGTTGCACAAGAATGTACTGACATGAACTGCTCTTTCAAAATTCATGAAAAATCACACCAGGAGCAAATCTTACTTGGTctctcacaaaaaaaaaaatcaccagCAGGACCATCACTTCGGTGTTGGTGCACGTTGATCACATGACCCTGCTGAGAAAACCCATCCTCCTGAGCACTCTAGTGCACTCAACTAGTGAGTGGGTGTGACTTTCCCCTCATGACCAGACTGGTGACCAATCAGTGAGTGGCAGTACAGGCTCAGAGGATGCCTGACATGAGACTGAAGGAGAAGAGCCAGATAGAGGAGGTACAGGCTAGCGTATGGGGAGGGGGCCGACACAGGCTAGCGTATGGGGAGGGGGCCGACACAGGCTAGCGTATGGGGAGGGGGCCGACACAGGCTAGCGTATGGGGAGGGGGCCGACACAGGCTAGCGTATGAGTCTGAACAGGATGTGATGGTCTCGGTATTGAAGTGAGTGCCTTTAGTGGAAGGGGAGACAGGAACTGTCAGAAATGACATGACCTGGTATCACTTCAGTCTGTGTATGACTTTAACTGTGATCTAAATCAGGCTgatcagagagagagcgaggagaTGAATGCAGCGAGAGAGAGCGATGTCCTTACTGTCTGTGTAACTAGAGTAGTTTGTCCTAGCTTGTCGGCACCCCCTCCTGTAGCTTCAGTTTAAAACCCAGCCCGGCCCTCTAAGACACATGCAGCACGCCAGTCTAAATGTGGCACTGGGACAATCAACACCTTGCTCTTGCCAACCCTCAAAGAAACAAAAAGAATAGCCTACTGTTTGCGGAGTGTGAGAACATAGCACCACCCAGTGGTGCATCTAGGTAAGGACAGTGCACCCAACCCTGGAATATACTTTTAAACAAATGTTTGATTTTAGTTAGGCATGCCTCAAACTTCCAAGTACCGAACTGAAATTGTTACAACTAACTGGATATTGAGTATTTTGTTATAGGCCTGTACCGTAGACTGCAATTGAACTCCTAGATTAGGATATCCATGCAAAGAAACCACCTTCTCACAAACAATCAACCTTACCTGCCAAGTTAGTCtccaaaaataaaatgtaaaacatgATAATCACCATGTAAAGACATtctaaacacaaaaacacaagcatCTGCTATTGACCATGCGGTTTCAGTCATACTACACCCTCTAGTGGCAAGGAGTTAATTTAAATTTCACAGCACTCAAAACCATCTACAGCAAGACATTTTTGGAACCCATTACAACGTCTCgcaccacaccctcctcctcatGCAGACATTGAGACGTTACCTACTGAACGCAAAAAAATGGTTTTCCCTAGGttagcctgggggggggggggggggtacagaaCTACAAAGGGAGTAGTCACAAGATGAGATATCAAATGTCCACTTTGGACACACCTGAGCGGTATTAACCCAAGAGGTATTAACCTGAGCAGTTAAGGCACTTCCAAGTCATTTGGAGTTAAGAGGAAACACCTCATTTTACAGTGTAGCTGTAGTTTATGGCAGAATCAATGTACAGCATGTAAAAATCACATACACCCTTCTAGCTCCAAGCCTCAATGTTTACATCAACATCTTCAGTACAGGTTTCATTGGTTTGATGTTCTCTTCCTAGATCAACTCACGTTGGCAGGGTGGGGGTCCAACTTTGCTGCGCCCCTTTCTCCCCACTTACATCATCAGGACAGGCAGCGGCCAGGCCAATGAAGCACACCCCTACCCAAACATGAGCTTTAACAGCTTAACATGCATCATTCACAGAAAACCACCAAAACAGAAGGTTATCAAAATATATGTTTAATTTACTCAGGaaatcaaattaaaaatacaagaGTGGTATGTGCAGGAAGCTAAACTTCTAGACAAAATCCACAAGACAACTCCCAAGAACGAAGTCACGTGTTAAACAGTGGTAAGGGTAGCGTAACAATACGAGAAGACGGTTGACAGCATTCAAAGCATTACATCACATTTACCGCAGCACTGCAGGAGTGTTACCCCGCGTCTGAGGTCGGGGAGCCTAGCGGCTGCATTTCCTCCTGACTGCGTTGCTCAGAAAGTTCAGCTGACAGCCATCAATGACGCATCAGCAAACCTGAAAAGTCTCTCGAACACAGACGCATCTGATGGACAACTTCACGGCAGAACAGATCATGCACAACTTTTTACAAAGTCGACACCTGACCGGCATTTATGAGTCATcgttctcttttttttaaaaaaacacGACCATGTATACCTGTGGGAAGAACAGGTTTACCTGTCGGTCACGGCTCTGATCAGGCCTGAGACTCTGTAGGCAGCGACACGTCAGTGCGCGGCTGTGACGCAGAGCGACGAGCTTCCCCTGCGCGCGCACGGAGTCTGCGCGTTGCTGTGAGACAAGGAGAGCCGAGAAATGAACCCTTATTTCAGTGTgcaaaagaacaaaaaataaatgagaTGAACGCCTGCAACAACTCGGCGTCGTAACACAAGATTGTGTGATTCAGTACCGGTTAACAACGAACATTCATAATATTTACGCACACATTACGGTCAACGAATTCTGCGGCTCAGTTCGTCCTCGAGACACCAACTCGGGCGGCGGAGAAAGAAGAATCATATTTCATTAAGGAAGAAAACGTTCTCGAAGTCTCGCCGTTGGAAGTCCATTGTTTCGTCATCAGTAAACGGTGACGAATAAGCGCTATGACGAAAGAATCCTTCTGGACTAGATAAGTCGTTACTTTGCCTTGACAGATCGAACACGCTTGGTTCTGTTTCACAAAACTGTGTTGAAACATGGTCGGCGTATACAAGGTCCATCAAGTACTGCGTCGTGTTTCTTGGTGCCATAGAGCCCGACGGGAACACATCCGCGTGCTTTGGCTTCTCCCATGCTGTACTGAGAGATAGGCCCGACCGACGTCCCGCTTTCCTGGACGATTTTCTGTTAATCCTTCGACTCTTCTCACACAACGTGGTGTATTTCCGAATAGCGGCTTTCACGACGCACTGATACAACAACTGTCTCTTGGTCGATTTAAACAATTTAGGCCGTTCATCGCCAGTACTTTCAATACGCCGCAGTTTTCCTTCAGTGACCATGGCTTCAAGGCACATATCACAATCAATAAACAAAAATATCTCCAAGTGTCTCAGTTAAGGCGCTTCTTAAAAGAGTCTGTAAATAAATTCGAATGATTGAAAATCAGTACGGAAAAAAGCAGCACAAGCATTCCCGACCATTACAACCACACGTTCTCCTAACGTTCTAACGTGAAAGTGACGCATCACGTACTTATAAAAGCCTTGCGGAAGTGACGACAAAAACAAACCCACCTATCACAGGCCTTCGCTACCTACCTCGACGGTTTGAAAGCGAACACTTCTCTGATCTAACTTTATACCTCCCCCTATTATTTGGAATGGGAACATGTTGTTCACCTTTCTTCATCGAATATGTGTTTTAATTGTCTGTAAAAGTCAGATACAACTACACATGATCAGTTTTGTGTTACCCTCAAACTATAGAAGTCCCGCTGTTTTGTCAGATACACGTGTCTGTATGAGGGTAAAGAGCGCACTTGAAAAGGCGGAAGTGAGGAGCCTCCATTTTCTACGAAGTACCCTTCGTGCTAAACACTAGTCCACTTCGCGGACTAGTAAACGAAACTTTAAGAGATGGATCACGCTTTATATGTGGTACAAACACCACATGAAGACAACGAAGATACCTTAATACACCCAGATTTCACATATAAGTGTAAGTAGGAGGACGCAATTACAGTCCAGTTATTTCACCGTAAAAGCCCGTTCTTTATCCTCCAGCCCTATCCTGAGAATGGACGCCACCATGTTGACAAGCCAAACCATCGAGTAGACTAGTGTTGACTCGCGTACTAGCTAGCCAGCTTTACGGTTGCCTACTGATTCAATAATGATATATTTCATTAAACTATAGTTACACCCGTAGTAGAAAAAATTGTCTAATTTTGTCATGTTTATTCAGGAGGATGAGGCTGGATCAGTTATAACTTTGTGCTTGGGTTTCTCTTTCCAACTGAACTTAAAATCTTGAACTATATGCCTTCAAGTAGTGTTGTCCATGTGTTGTCCATTTACTGATCACAGTAAGCAGTAAAATGGCTGCACACTCATATGAAACACAATTACAAAATAATTTCTTTACTGATGGGGGATGAGCTTAAGAATATACCAAAAATGTTCATTAACCCAAGGAGAAATTTGAAGTATTTAATTTCCATATAAATACTAAGGAAAATGCTAATTAAAAATCAAGGGCCTTTTCTTCTGAAACAATCGGTTATTTACTTACATGTAAATAAAAGGCTAACCATGTTGTTTAACTGAGGCATTCTTGTAGTTAATTGCTTGTTTTTTCCCCCAAAGTATATCTGTAGTAATAAAACTAAATATCTATTAATTTACTTTATGGGGAAAATTTATTTCTCCAGGGTCACAGATCATGCAAAACATACAAAACTACAGCATAATGTACGCTTATGTATGCTGGGGTTTTGGGGTATTCTTTTAGATTGACCACAAAGCTACATATTAAATACTTAATGAAGGTTAAGCTTTGACTGGTAACATTTCCACATTTTTACTTCCCCAAGTGTCTGAAGCCGAGTTGGTTAAGTTTGTGAGGTTACGTGCAGCCAACGATGCTCTCTTTACAGGAAAGAGAAACACTTCAGTCATTGCTTGGAGGTAAACATTTGCTTCACCTCAACACTCGCACATGTTCACAGTGTAGAAGAGTGATGAGGATTGGTGTTCTAGGTTTTCAGTGATCTCCCTTTCTTGCTGTGACAGGGCCATCTTGAAGGAGATGGGCATCCAGAGAAGGATGTCCACTAGTCAGGCGAGAAAGAAATGGGAAAATCTCAAGAAGAAATACAAGGTGAGTTTCTATGATGACCCAGAGCTGACCTGTCAATCTTCAGTGGACCCATAAATGCGTCATCCTACAGGACCCACAGAATCATGTACATGAATAATTATATTACCCTCCGAGGTCAGCAAGTTTCAACATGGTCACTtttggtaaaaaataaaataaaagaaacgATTGGTAAATTACTGACGAAAGCAATTTCAATTCAAGAGTGTGACTCTTCACTCTGACTCTTTTGGTATTCAGATGGAAAGccaactttgagggaactgaatTTGttcaaatgttttcttttttgctAAACAGTTTGTTATTATAATGTCTGAAAGTGTAATTCATTCTCTTTGAGTAGAACTTTAGTATCTTAATATGTGTGAAAAAAACAGCTCTTCACAgcaagtgtaagtgtgtgtgttcccctCTTTCTTAGTCCACTGTCTGAACATGGTGTGCTTGATCTGTCAGGAAATGAAGAATCCTCCACCAGGCGTCTCCATCAACCCCACTAACTGGCAGTGGTTCTCGCTAATGGAGGACGCAATGGAAGGCAGACTGAACGACAGCGAAGTGCTTTTGTCTACGTCGTCCATCGGTGATGACGGCGACTACCGCCCCGACAAACCTCGCAAGCGGACACGAGACCCGTACCACAGCGAGATGGAACTCCTCGTGGATGGTGACGACACCGCACTGTCTGGCGAAACGGCGCAGGACCGCGCGGACACCAGCAGCGAGCGCGATGACGCAGAGCAGGAGCGATCCCTGCTGGACAGGGCAGCTCTGGAGACCGAGCggttggtgatggagagagagcggATGGTGATGGACCGGGAGCGGGCGGGGCTAGAGAGGGAGCTCGCCTCGCTCGACCGCGAGAGAGCGTCCCTGGAGAGGGAGAAGGCGGCCGTAGAGAGGGACAGGGCGTCTGTCGAGCACGAGCGCGCACAGCTGGAAAAAGAGCGGGCGCAAATGGACTGGGACAGGGCCAGGTTGGAGCGGGACAGGGCCGCCCTGGAGCGGGACAGGGCCGCCCCGGAGACACGACGCAGGGGCAGCGGGAACGACGGTTCCCGAGGAACCGAACATCTGGCAGACGTGGACATGGAACCTGCATCAATAGAGAGGAGGCAAAAATTCCTCGATTTGTTTGAAAAGCTCATTGAGAACTTTTGAAGTGTTGCACAGAATGGAGTTCTAATACTCTGCACATAAGTTCTTTTTTCCTTTATAGGTTCTTGGTTGGAAGATGATGTTTGCTTTGCTATAGTACATTTTGGTGATGTCCTACTGATACAGAAAGCTATGGGTTTGGATGTGTTGACTGCCTTGTCATCCTGAGCACAAATAGAAGTGATGTCTGAGCACTGTCCCAATAATCTTTCATCATTCCAGCTATCTCACCATTCAGCTTAAATGATCAATGAAGACGTTAAGCCACCTGTGTTTTGGAGAGAGGTCTTCAAGACAACTTTATTCAATTGTGGTATTTCCATACAAAGTACACAACGCCTTGCTGGCATGTAGCCCCAACCATCCCCAGGGCCCGCACACAGTACAATAACTTTGAAGTGTTCATTTAAAAGGTTGTTTCCAATGGTCTAAACAACATTTTGAGGTGTTAAATATTGCaattcatgtaaaaaaaaacgttttcagaatatatattttatattacaaTACAGACTTTACAACAAAATGTTTGTTATAATGCTTTTTATTGCTTTAGATATTCAGTTTTACTTTTCAAAAATCATTAACCACCAGCTTCCTTTTGATTTAGACTAGTATGGTGAACATTTTCCAAAAAGTTATGGAATTATATGAATATTAACAATacataattctttttttttctttacaaaaaatattttatcatGGCCAATCCCAGAGAGGCAACAAGTAGAAACACTAAAGGTATTTGTGTTTAGGACAGCAAGGCTGGATTTTCATTCATTATAATGATTTATGTCAAATGATTGTAGGCCTAGTCCATAAGAGGTCACCTTTTGATAGGTTAGCACAGATGCATGGATGGATTCTAGTGAGTGTTCCAGAGAGTTCCATCATCTTAAGGtagctacatttaaacatgTTATGCAACATGTGTATATTGCACATGTGTAAGTGTGGAGGGGAAAGAACGATaatcacagagacagagagggacttgttgtgtgtgtgtgtgtgtgtgtgtgtgtgtgtgtgtgtgagacagagagaaagagagaaagagaaaaagagacgtgtgtgtgagggagagagagaaaaaggtgtgtgtgtgtgtgtgtgtgtgtgtgtgtgtgtgtgtgtgtgtgtgtgtaagagagagatgtctatgtttgtatgtgagagagaaaggtgtgtgtgtgtgtgtgtgtgtgagagagagagagagagagggaggaatgtGCTAACCTCTTCTATAAGACAGCTATTCATATAAAAGTGTTTGCTCCAGCCcaaagtgtaaaaaaaagatggagacacagaggttttgtgtgtgtgtgtgtgtgtgtgtgtgtgtgtgtgtgtgtgtgcgcgtgcatgctcAAATGAGGGCACCAACAGGAATACGCGGCAGACAGACGTAGGCCTGTGGGCTTCTGCTCAGGTTGACAGGGTTGCCATCCAGACGAATGTCTTCCAGGGCAGTACGGACATAGTTCAAGTCGTTCACATTGCAGAAGGTGTCCTGGTGTATTATCTGGATGTTGTTATTCTGAGGGAAACAGGAGAAGAAGTCATGATCTTTCTCTAAACTCcagttttgttgtgtgtgtacatgtatactTAGTGACCTAGGATTTAGAATGTCTGCTGTAAGATTTTGAGTTTTTCATTACACATTCTACGAGCTGAATTTAGAAGATTTGGAGATGTTGTAGGaagaaataaaataattcaGTAGGGATCAGAACTATTCCGAACATTGTACAGGAAAAGAGTTGACTCATCTGGGCGTAAACAGACTTtgaaatttgaaacatttgtaTACAGACATTTGAAACATTTGTATACTGGCTTTGATTCTCAACATGAAACAAATTCTCAATATGGAATTCTCAACAAATTGGTCTGGAAATGTTAATTTCTCATTGCAGGGGTCTGCTGACTTAGAGTGTTGAGCAGGCTAAGGAGTGAATGATAATGTAGTAATTTCTGGAAGGAAATGTAAACATGAAGTGTCCACTAGGTGGCAGCAGTGAGGTGGGAGTACAGGTACCTGTAGGTGCAGAGAACGCAGACTCTCAGGCAAGGGAACAGGAATGTGATCGATGCTGTTGTCTGTCAGGTAGAGGTATAGCAACCCTGTCATGTCCTAAACACAGACCAACAACTGTTAGAAAAACACTATTCTCCCCATTTCCTGTATGTCATGAACTACTATGTAATAGTTCATGTAATAATACTATGTAATAAGTACTTTTAGACCACCATACAAGGAAAACATCAGGTCTGGTCTAGAAGATATATTTTAGCATTTGCATTTTGTGCATTCGAAAAATACTCCTAACAGGAGCAACGTACATTTTTGAATCATGTTACATGGAACAGTGAGTGTAGTATTTGGACACTTATTATATAGTAAATATAGTGTTAGTACTcttattatatagtgagtaaagtGTTAGTACTCTTATTATATAGTAAGTATAGTGTTAGGACTCTTATTGTATAGTGAGCAGACTCTTATTGGCAGAGTGTTGAGTTCTTGTACCATGGGTATTGAACCTTGGTACTATACCACATACACATACGTTTTTCTTATTCTATTGGGATGAATATGTATCAGAAACAAGCTTGGGAACTGGAAAATGATTTGCATAGGTTGCTATCCACAAAGCACTTTTTTTATGTCTAAGGCTTTCAAAGTGGCACCATTCCAGAAGACATAAAATGTCCTGCTTGACGAACTGTCATAGCTTAATATCTTTCAAATGGAAGACTTGTCTGATTTTATTTATGCGTTGCTCTACCTAAATAGGTAGCAATAAAAAGTCTGAATTTGAACTATGGTTAGGCCTATACTGTGGAGTTCGGTACTAATATACAACAGCTTAGAAAAGTaatgttttcctgttttttgtGAAGTATCTAACTTGTGAGGACAAATATATTGATGTTGTTTTAAATTAGCAGCTCATAATTATTGTGCTTCTTGAAAAGTCTTGAAAAAAGGGGTCCAGGTCTAAACGCATGTTCTCCATGTTACCGTGGCTACACATAAATTATCTCCATGTTATGAACTCTTTCCACCAGTCTGCTCAGTTTTCTAGAGTCCTGCAGGGAATAAACTCCAACAAATAGACTTACAAATTCCCAATTATACATACTGCCAAGAAGGAGCTTGCAGGCAATAAAAATGAATAGGTCTAGTGAGAAAATACCTAAGAAACCATTTGGAGTTAAAGGTCCCCAGTTAAAACCAGTTATTACCAGTTAAAGGTCCACACAGACCTCCGTTTGCAAACATGTTGCTGTTTTTCTGATCCTCTCACCTTGAAAGCTTCATTCTGGATGCTGGTGCTGCCCAGTCTGTTGTGACTGAGGTCCACAAGTGTCATTGTGGCAGGCAGGGTGGGCAACTGGGCCACACTGTTTTCTCGTATCACTAGTTCCTCCAATGCTGGCAAACCGAGGAATGCACCATCATCGATTCTGGAGATGGCGTTGTGTGTCAAATCGATCCTCTTCAGTTTATCTGTATGATGGAGATCATAAACACCATTCAGAATGCAAAAATGATATATGCAAGGATATATAACTTGTAAAAttagttttatttgttttattgctGTAGTACCACTGAAAGCACTTATTGTGGGCATTTCTGTCAGGTCAGTTATGTAAAGAATACTAAAAACATACTCATGTTGGCAAAGTCCGATTTATTGATTTTCACGATCTTGTTGTAGCGGGCGTAGAAGTGGGTGGTGTCTTTGGGAAGGGGTGGCACGTACAACAGTTTCATGTCATCGCAGTACACCGACCCACCCAGGCAAGTACACAGCACACAGGTAGGCATGCCTGTACCACCAACCAGCAGAGGGCACCCCGAGATGAAaaaggcacacaaacacatatgacaCATACAACAGAAGAAACTTAGTACATATCTTAGCGAAGACACACAAGTTCTAAAGTGGTTAATGATTCATAGTAGTTTAAAGAGGAAGGATTTTGT
It includes:
- the LOC143514329 gene encoding uncharacterized protein LOC143514329 — encoded protein: MDHALYVVQTPHEDNEDTLIHPDFTYKLSEAELVKFVRLRAANDALFTGKRNTSVIAWRAILKEMGIQRRMSTSQARKKWENLKKKYKEMKNPPPGVSINPTNWQWFSLMEDAMEGRLNDSEVLLSTSSIGDDGDYRPDKPRKRTRDPYHSEMELLVDGDDTALSGETAQDRADTSSERDDAEQERSLLDRAALETERLVMERERMVMDRERAGLERELASLDRERASLEREKAAVERDRASVEHERAQLEKERAQMDWDRARLERDRAALERDRAAPETRRRGSGNDGSRGTEHLADVDMEPASIERRQKFLDLFEKLIENF